A window of the Deltaproteobacteria bacterium PRO3 genome harbors these coding sequences:
- the rpoB gene encoding DNA-directed RNA polymerase subunit beta: AEGKVTDEVIYCSALDEEGFYIAQANAAVDEKGHFKNDLVSCRKNGEFVMVQPKEVELMDVSPNQLVSIAASLIPFLEHDDANRALMGSNMQRQAVPLLRSETPLVGTGVEKKVAEDSGVTIRARRSGVIQSVDADRIVVKAEKTSRKESSEVDIYNLVKYRRSNQNTCYNQKPVVKAGQKVREGDTLADGPSTEIGELALGQNVLVAFMPWGGYNFEDSILISENLVKNDIFTSIHIEEFECVARDTKLGKEEITRDIPNVGEEALKDLDDSGIIRIGAEVKPGDILVGKITPKGETQLSPEEKLLRAIFGEKAGDVKDTSLRVPPGVGGIIIGAQVFSREGAELDERAKEIQSAESDKLKKDLDDEIKILQDSSAKKIRQLLVGRVSSSKVVDDETDKVYLTKGKSITNATLDQMPVSKWSEITVQDGDDIEAELGELFEAMEEQVEFSKMVYDQKINKLKKGDELPPGVIKMVKVYVAIKRKISVGDKVAGRHGNKGVISRILPMEDMPYMEDGRPVEVVLNPLGVPSRMNIGQILEVHLGWAARGLGEKIHRLVEEAQSKENLVALLKKVYGKNPSAAQLEDMTQAQLLELVKHMFRGMHTATPVFDGAKESEIKEMLKLADLPESGQTVLFDGRTGEAFEQPVTVGIMYILKLHHLVDDKIHARSIGPYSLVTQQPLGGKAQFGGQRLGEMEVWAMEAYGAAYSLQEFLTVKSDDVIGRTRMYEAIVKGENNLEPGLPESFNVLVKELQSLALNVELIEAK; this comes from the coding sequence CGCCGAGGGCAAGGTCACCGACGAAGTGATCTATTGCTCGGCCTTGGATGAAGAGGGTTTCTACATCGCCCAGGCCAACGCCGCGGTCGACGAAAAGGGCCACTTCAAGAACGACTTGGTCAGCTGCCGCAAGAACGGCGAGTTCGTTATGGTCCAGCCCAAGGAAGTTGAGCTGATGGACGTCTCGCCCAACCAGCTGGTCTCGATCGCCGCCTCGCTGATTCCCTTCCTCGAGCACGACGACGCGAACCGCGCCTTGATGGGTTCCAACATGCAACGCCAGGCCGTGCCGCTGCTGCGCAGCGAGACGCCCCTGGTCGGCACCGGCGTCGAGAAGAAGGTCGCCGAGGACAGCGGCGTAACGATCCGCGCCCGCCGCTCCGGCGTCATCCAAAGCGTCGACGCCGACCGCATCGTCGTCAAGGCCGAGAAGACCTCCCGCAAGGAGAGCTCCGAGGTCGACATCTACAATTTGGTCAAGTACCGCCGCTCCAACCAAAACACCTGCTACAACCAGAAGCCGGTCGTGAAGGCGGGCCAAAAGGTCCGCGAGGGTGACACCCTGGCCGACGGACCCTCCACCGAGATCGGCGAGTTGGCGCTGGGGCAGAACGTGCTCGTCGCCTTCATGCCCTGGGGCGGCTACAACTTCGAGGACTCGATCCTCATCTCCGAGAACCTGGTCAAGAACGACATCTTCACCTCGATCCACATCGAAGAGTTCGAGTGCGTCGCCCGCGACACCAAGCTGGGCAAGGAAGAGATCACCCGCGATATCCCCAACGTCGGCGAAGAGGCCCTCAAGGACCTGGACGACAGCGGCATTATCCGCATCGGCGCCGAAGTGAAGCCGGGCGACATTCTGGTCGGCAAGATCACCCCCAAGGGCGAGACCCAGCTCAGCCCCGAAGAGAAGCTGCTGCGCGCCATTTTCGGCGAGAAGGCCGGCGACGTGAAAGACACCTCGCTGCGCGTCCCGCCGGGCGTCGGCGGCATCATCATCGGGGCCCAGGTCTTCTCCCGCGAGGGGGCCGAGCTCGACGAGCGCGCCAAGGAGATCCAATCCGCCGAGTCCGACAAGCTGAAGAAGGATCTGGACGACGAGATCAAGATCCTCCAGGACAGCTCCGCCAAGAAGATCCGGCAGCTGCTGGTGGGCCGCGTCAGCTCCTCGAAGGTCGTCGACGACGAGACCGACAAGGTCTACCTGACCAAGGGCAAGAGCATCACCAACGCTACCCTCGATCAGATGCCCGTGAGCAAGTGGTCCGAGATCACCGTCCAGGACGGCGACGACATTGAGGCCGAGCTGGGCGAGCTCTTCGAGGCCATGGAAGAGCAGGTCGAGTTCTCCAAGATGGTCTACGACCAGAAGATCAACAAGCTCAAGAAGGGCGACGAACTGCCCCCGGGCGTCATCAAGATGGTGAAGGTCTACGTCGCGATCAAGCGCAAGATCTCGGTCGGCGACAAGGTCGCCGGACGCCACGGAAACAAGGGCGTCATCTCGCGCATCCTGCCGATGGAAGACATGCCCTACATGGAAGACGGGCGTCCCGTCGAGGTGGTGCTCAACCCGCTCGGCGTTCCTTCCCGCATGAACATCGGGCAGATCCTCGAGGTCCACTTGGGTTGGGCCGCGCGCGGCCTGGGCGAAAAGATCCATCGCCTGGTCGAAGAGGCGCAGAGCAAGGAAAACCTGGTGGCCCTGCTGAAGAAGGTCTACGGAAAAAATCCCTCGGCGGCGCAGCTCGAGGACATGACGCAGGCTCAGCTCCTCGAGCTGGTCAAGCACATGTTCCGCGGCATGCATACCGCCACGCCGGTCTTCGACGGCGCCAAGGAGAGCGAGATCAAAGAGATGCTCAAGCTGGCCGACCTGCCCGAATCCGGCCAGACGGTGCTCTTCGACGGACGCACCGGCGAGGCCTTCGAGCAGCCGGTTACCGTCGGCATCATGTACATCCTCAAGCTGCACCACTTGGTCGACGACAAGATCCACGCGCGCTCCATCGGGCCCTACTCGCTGGTCACCCAGCAGCCCCTGGGCGGCAAGGCGCAGTTCGGCGGCCAGCGCTTGGGCGAAATGGAAGTCTGGGCGATGGAGGCCTACGGCGCCGCGTACTCGCTGCAGGAGTTCCTGACGGTGAAGTCCGACGACGTCATCGGTCGTACCCGGATGTACGAGGCCATCGTCAAGGGCGAGAACAACCTCGAGCCCGGTCTGCCCGAGTCTTTCAACGTCTTGGTGAAGGAACTACAAAGCCTGGCGCTGAACGTGGAGCTGATTGAAGCAAAGTAG